The Heyndrickxia acidicola sequence TTCTGGTATTCCATCCCCATTGCTGTAGGGGTATTAATTTTGTTAACAGCCCTGATTTTATCGTACAGGCAAATTATTTTTGCCTATCCGCATGGCGGGGGCGCCTATGTCGTTTCCAAGGAAAACCTGGGAGAGAAGCCCGGCCTTTTAGCGGGAGGATCTCTGCTGGTCGATTACATACTGACAGTTGCCGTTAGTGTATCATCGGGTACCGATGCCATCACATCCGCTTTTCCGTTTTTGCACCCTTATAATGTACCGATCGCTGTCGTTCTTGTTATTTTTATTACACTCTTAAACTTAAGGGGTATTACCGAATCTGCGTCTATTTTGGCGTATCCCGTTTATTTGTTCGTGCTGGCACTGCTTATTTTAATAGTAGTTGGTTTAATCCGGATCATGCACGGGGATGTGCCTGCCTCTTCACATGCTGCAATCGGGACGCCGGTTCCAGGAATTACGACCTTTTTGCTATTAAAAGCCTTCGCATCTGGATGTTCGGCTTTGACCGGAGTAGAAGCCATTTCGAATGCGATTCCGAATTTCAAGAATCCTGCACCAAAGAATGCTGCAAAAACCCTTTTGTTAATGGGAGGAATTCTTGCAGTACTTTTCTCCGGAACGGTCTTTATGGCTTATTATTATGGAATTGCCCCAAATTCACAGGAAACAGTTGTTTCGCAAATTGCCGATCATACTTTTGGGCGTAATTACATGTATTACTTTATCCAGGGAACAACAGCCTTAATTCTGGTACTGGCAGCGAACACGGGCTTCTCAGCGTTCCCGCAGCTTGCCTTTAACCTTGCTAAGGATAAATATATTGCCAGAATGTTTACCATGCGCGGCGACCGTTTAGGGTATTCAAACGGAATTATTACTCTTGGGATTGCTTCTGTTCTGTTAATTATTGCGTTTGGAGGAAAGACAGAGGCGCTTATTCCTCTCTATGCCGTTGGTGTATTTCTTCCTTTTACCTTGTCGCAGTCAGGCATGCTTGTGAAATGGGTGAGGGAAAAACCAAAAGGCTGGATGGGAAAACTAATTACAAACTTTGTGGGAGCCTTGATCAGCTTTACGGTTCTCATGATTTTCTTTATTACAAAATTTACACAGGTGTGGCCGGTTCTGATTTTCCTTCCATTAATCGTGGTCCTCTTTCTCAGAATTAAACGGCATTATGACCGTGTGGGAGATCAACTGAGGATTCAGCCTAAAGAAAAAGCCGAGGCTCTCCAGATAAAAGGAAATGTTATCATCGTTCCGGTAGCAGGAATTACACAGGTGGTTCAAAATTCAATCAACTATGCAAAGTCCATGGATCCTGATGTTATCATTGCAGTCTATGTTGCCTTTGATCGAGAGCAGGAGAAAAAGTTTGAGGAACAATGGAAGGTTTGGCAGCCGGATGTCCGTCTTGTGACACTGCATTCCCATTATCGTTCCGTTATTCAGCCTTTAACTAAATTCATTGATACCATTGAATACAAGGCATCTGAATCCTCTTATTGTGTAACGGTTATCATTCCGCAGTTTATTCCAAAAAAGAGATGGCATGATATTTT is a genomic window containing:
- a CDS encoding APC family permease → MFTSLKRFLIGRPLKSTELGEQKLGIFKALAILSSDALSSVAYGPEQILIVLMTISAVAFWYSIPIAVGVLILLTALILSYRQIIFAYPHGGGAYVVSKENLGEKPGLLAGGSLLVDYILTVAVSVSSGTDAITSAFPFLHPYNVPIAVVLVIFITLLNLRGITESASILAYPVYLFVLALLILIVVGLIRIMHGDVPASSHAAIGTPVPGITTFLLLKAFASGCSALTGVEAISNAIPNFKNPAPKNAAKTLLLMGGILAVLFSGTVFMAYYYGIAPNSQETVVSQIADHTFGRNYMYYFIQGTTALILVLAANTGFSAFPQLAFNLAKDKYIARMFTMRGDRLGYSNGIITLGIASVLLIIAFGGKTEALIPLYAVGVFLPFTLSQSGMLVKWVREKPKGWMGKLITNFVGALISFTVLMIFFITKFTQVWPVLIFLPLIVVLFLRIKRHYDRVGDQLRIQPKEKAEALQIKGNVIIVPVAGITQVVQNSINYAKSMDPDVIIAVYVAFDREQEKKFEEQWKVWQPDVRLVTLHSHYRSVIQPLTKFIDTIEYKASESSYCVTVIIPQFIPKKRWHDILHNQSSFLIRAYLLYKRNVIVTTVPFHLKK